In Capsicum annuum cultivar UCD-10X-F1 chromosome 11, UCD10Xv1.1, whole genome shotgun sequence, one genomic interval encodes:
- the LOC107848223 gene encoding ABC transporter I family member 20 isoform X3 yields MYGSSETIQECEERGATITYATHIFSGLENWPSHIIYMARGKLQLTMPMDKVNEINNLSLMRTAESWLSKERDEERK; encoded by the exons ATGTATGGGTCTTCTGAAACCATTCAAG AATGTGAAGAGCGAGGCGCAACAATAACTTATGCAACACATATTTTTTCTGGTCTTGAGAATTGGCCTTCTCATATT ATATATATGGCTCGTGGGAAGCTGCAATTAACAATGCCGATGGACAAGGTGAATGAGATCAACAATTTGTCACTAATG AGAACCGCAGAGAGTTGGCTGAGTAAAGAAAGAGATGAGGAGAGgaaatga
- the LOC107848223 gene encoding ABC transporter I family member 20 isoform X2 codes for MYGSSETIQGLGLLKFLIKECEERGATITYATHIFSGLENWPSHIIYMARGKLQLTMPMDKVNEINNLSLMRTAESWLSKERDEERK; via the exons ATGTATGGGTCTTCTGAAACCATTCAAG GGCTTGGTCTTCTAAAATTTCTGATCAAAGAATGTGAAGAGCGAGGCGCAACAATAACTTATGCAACACATATTTTTTCTGGTCTTGAGAATTGGCCTTCTCATATT ATATATATGGCTCGTGGGAAGCTGCAATTAACAATGCCGATGGACAAGGTGAATGAGATCAACAATTTGTCACTAATG AGAACCGCAGAGAGTTGGCTGAGTAAAGAAAGAGATGAGGAGAGgaaatga
- the LOC107848223 gene encoding ABC transporter I family member 20 isoform X1 — protein MHKSSDGQRRRVQICMGLLKPFKMFLQGLGLLKFLIKECEERGATITYATHIFSGLENWPSHIIYMARGKLQLTMPMDKVNEINNLSLMRTAESWLSKERDEERK, from the exons ATGCACAAATCATCCGATGGGCAAAGAAGAAGAGTGCAGATATGTATGGGTCTTCTGAAACCATTCAAG ATGTTCTTACAAGGGCTTGGTCTTCTAAAATTTCTGATCAAAGAATGTGAAGAGCGAGGCGCAACAATAACTTATGCAACACATATTTTTTCTGGTCTTGAGAATTGGCCTTCTCATATT ATATATATGGCTCGTGGGAAGCTGCAATTAACAATGCCGATGGACAAGGTGAATGAGATCAACAATTTGTCACTAATG AGAACCGCAGAGAGTTGGCTGAGTAAAGAAAGAGATGAGGAGAGgaaatga